A single genomic interval of Helianthus annuus cultivar XRQ/B chromosome 13, HanXRQr2.0-SUNRISE, whole genome shotgun sequence harbors:
- the LOC110901881 gene encoding B3 domain-containing protein REM17-like: protein MADPPNHFFKFIPPDSKFNLSIPKSFLAKLDGWRGKKATLRRGCHKWAVHIGDRGVFGDGWRKFVVENGVQEFDIIVFKHQRNMVFDFFVFDPSTCERQYPDLPDNVEVSLPEYDSLHTHEMSKRLKKRKWTDYSSQSNDKRCFVTIMTPYLIRTTRMHVPMKFARSNGLTTKGLRTQIVLVDEAKRTWPATLHVKRDQIRLTGWRKLMIKTDLKIGDACMFKLVENGEVPVFSFYNLGKKKTNNHVQVKKESRSKIKIKKKTSSSLGNHPYFILTMKPSYREWGLCLPIEFSKSNRLKEGEMILRNDKGRLWKIQLKKKGEKYYNFGCGFRDFWDANGLEVGDDYKFVLVQKEKGKPPIMNVSYLEKKPTNTHMQVKKEIGSTRYFISTMKPYSFKHSRLNLPPEFLIPNGKRMGEMILRDDKGRSWKVQLNKNGKNRFYLGCGFRDFCVANGLRKGDLYKFELVENEMDKPPIVNFSLNIDSVPSGKEDPSYYIGKVNTYSMYLPSKLATTNGLLNKEEMIPKNDDERSWTMGIKRERNYCYIVRGWKEFCAANGLKKGDRIKLELLSNGEIPVVKFKGPLVQLTRLVFPDG, encoded by the exons ATGGCTGATCCTCCAAATCATTTCTTCAAGTTCATTCCACCAGACTCAAAGTTTAACCTC TCAATTCCAAAATCTTTTTTGGCGAAGTTGGACGGATGGAGAGGTAAGAAAGCAACACTGAGACGAGGGTGTCACAAATGGGCGGTGCACATTGGCGACAGAGGGGTTTTTGGTGACGGTTGGAGGAAGTTTGTGGTGGAGAATGGAGTGCAAGAGTTTGACATTATTGTGTTCAAACATCAAAGAAACATGGTGTTTGACTTTTTTGTGTTTGACCCATCTACATGTGAAAGACAATATCCAGATTTACCTGACAATGTAGAAGTCTCTCTCCCAGAATATGATTCACTTCACACACATG AGATGTCAAAGAGGCTCAAAAAGCGCAAGTGGACTGACTATTCATCTCAAAGCAACGATAAACGTTGTTTTGTGACCATAATGACACCTTATTTAATCAGAACAACAAGAATG CATGTTCCAATGAAATTCGCTAGATCAAACGGATTAACTACCAAAGGATTGCGTACACAAATAGTTTTAGTGGATGAAGCAAAGAGGACATGGCCAGCAACACTCCATGTGAAGAGAGATCAAATTCGTTTAACGGGTTGGCGTAAACTCATGATAAAAACCGACTTAAAAATTGGGGATGCGTGTATGTTTAAGCTCGTAGAGAATGGAGAAGTGCCCGTTTTCAGTTTCTATA ATCTAGGAAAGAAGAAAACCAACAACCATGTTCAAGTAAAGAAGGAAAGTAGATCTAAGATAAAGATAAAGAAGAAGACTAGCTCGAGTCTCGGCaatcatccttactttatttTAACTATGAAGCCTTCTTATAGAGAATGGGGATTG TGTCTTCCAATTGAATTTTCGAAATCAAATCGTTTAAAAGAAGGAGAAATGATCCTCAGAAACGATAAAGGTAGATTATGGAAAATTCAGCTCAAGAAAAAAGGTGAAAAATATTACAATTTTGGTTGCGGTTTTAGAGATTTCTGGGATGCGAATGGATTAGAGGTTGGTGATGACTACAAGTTTGTGCTCGTCCAGAAGGAGAAGGGCAAGCCTCCcatcatgaatgtttctt ATCTAGAAAAGAAGCCCACCAACACCCATATGCAAGTAAAGAAGGAGATCGGATCAACTCGTTACTTTATCTCTACTATGAAGCCATATAGCTTCAAACACTCACGTTTG AATCTTCCGCCTGAATTTTTGATACCAAATGGTAAAAGAATGGGAGAAATGATTCTTAGAGACGATAAAGGTAGATCGTGGAAAGTTCAGCTCAACAAAAATGGTAAAAACCGATTTTATCTTGGATGTGGTTTTAGAGATTTTTGTGTAGCGAATGGATTGAGGAAAGGTGATTTGTACAAGTTTGAGCTCGTTGAGAACGAGATGGACAAGCCTCCCATTGTGAACTTTTCGT TGAACATAGACTCGGTTCCCTCTGGAAAAGAAGACCCCTCATACTACATTGGCAAAGTGAACACCTACTCCATG TATTTGCCTAGTAAACTTGCGACGACGAATGGATTACTCAACAAAGAAGAAATGATTCCCAAAAATGACGATGAGAGGTCATGGACCATGGGTATAAAGCGTGAAAGGAACTATTGTTATATAGTGCGAGGATGGAAAGAATTTTGTGCTGCAAATGGCTTGAAAAAAGGGGATCGTATCAAACTTGAGCTGCTCAGTAATGGTGAAATACCCGTAGTAAAGTTTAAAGGTCCATTAGTTCAGCTAACAAGGCTTGTCTTTCCTGATGGCTAA